Proteins encoded in a region of the Takifugu flavidus isolate HTHZ2018 chromosome 10, ASM371156v2, whole genome shotgun sequence genome:
- the etv1 gene encoding ETS translocation variant 1 isoform X5 gives MGGFQDQQVPLCNSRNLQISCRRPADESKRKLTKSGLALDTEDLFQDLRQLQETWLAAVAFHGLQLKIKRELHSPCSELSSNCFQEQQFKLQYGGKCPYSFSVYEQKPPAVMKVSSPVTPPCSTPVSPLHHPSPTAAPTPKPDRTYAQIPSSLPLPDNAYDMDHRFRRQLSEPCNSFPSPSMIARDGRPVYHRQLSEPNIPFPPQGFKQEYPDPLFEHPAMMGTPVSSSYPASIMIKQEPRDFTYDPEVPSCHSVYLRQDGYLAHANRTEGCMFDKVVRHFYDDTCVVPEKGEGDIKHESGLYREGPSYQRRGSLQLWQFLVALLDDPSNSHFIAWTGRGMEFKLIEPEEVARRWGIQKNRPAMNYDKLSRSLRYYYEKGIMQKVAGERYVYKFVCDPEALFSMAFPDNQRPVLKTDMERHVNEEDTVPLSHFDENITYVQEGPYCQPHPYSEGYVY, from the exons ATGGGTGGATTTCAGGACCAGCAAGTCCCTCTGTGTAACTCCAGA aACCTACAGATAAGCTGCAGGAGGCCAGCAGATGAGAGCAAAAGAAAATTAACCAAGTCAGGACTGGCTCTGGACACTGAAG ATCTCTTCCAGGACCTGAGACAACTTCAGGAAACTTGGCTGGCAGCAG TGGCTTTCCATGGACTGCAGCTGAAGATCAAGAGAGAGCTGCACAGCCCGTGTTCGGAGCTGAGCTCCAACTGTTTCCAGGAACAACAGTTTAAGCTCCAGTATGGAGGAAAGTGTCCGTACAGTTTCAG TGTGTATGAGCAGAAGCCGCCTGCAGTAATGAAGGTCTCCAGCCCAGTGACGCCCCCCTGCAGCACCCccgtctcccccctccaccatcCCTCGCCCACAGCAGCCCCGACGCCAAAACCAGACAGGACGTACGCCCAGATCCCGTCCTCACTCCCGCTCCCCGACAATGCTTACGACATGGACCACAG ATTTCGACGTCAGCTGTCTGAACCCTGCAACTCCTTCCCCTCCCCATCCATGATCGCCAGAGACGGACGGCCCGTCTACCACCGGCAGCTGTCAGAGCCCAACATCCCGTTCCCTCCTCAGGGCTTCAAGCAGGAGTATCCCGACCCGCTGTTCGAGCACCCGGCCATGATGGGGACGCCGGTGTCCAGCAGCTACCCAGCCTCCATCATGATTAAGCAGGAGCCCAGAGACTTCACGTATGACccgg AAGTCCCGAGCTGCCACTCCGTCTACCTGCGCCAGGACGGATATCTGGCTCACGCTAACAGGACTGAAG GTTGCATGTTTGACAAAGTGGTGAGACACTTCTACGACGACACCTGCGTGGTGCCTGAAAAAGGTGAAG GCGACATAAAGCACGAGTCGGGCCTGTACCGCGAGGGCCCGTCGTACCAGCGCCGGGGCTCGCTGCAGCTCTGGCAGTTCCTGGTGGCTCTGCTGGACGACCCCTCCAACTCCCACTTCATCGCGTGGACGGGCCGAGGGATGGAGTTCAAGCTCATCGAGCCGGAAGAa GTGGCCCGTCGGTGGGGGATCCAGAAGAACCGACCGGCCATGAACTACGACAAGCTGAGCCGGTCGCTGCGCTACTACTACGAGAAGGGGATCATGCAGAAG GTGGCAGGAGAGAGGTACGTCTACAAGTTCGTGTGTGACCCCGAGGCCCTGTTCTCCATGGCGTTCCCGGACAATCAGCGGCCCGTTCTGAAGACGGACATGGAGCGGCACGTCAATGAGGAGGACACGGTGCCGCTGTCGCACTTCGACGAGAACATCACCTACGTTCAGGAGGGACCCTACTGTCAGCCACACCCGTACAGCGAGGGTTACGTCTACTAA
- the etv1 gene encoding ETS translocation variant 1 isoform X2 has protein sequence MGGFQDQQVPLCNSRNLQISCRRPADESKRKLTKSGLALDTEDLFQDLRQLQETWLAAAQVPDNDEQFVPDFQTENLAFHGLQLKIKRELHSPCSELSSNCFQEQQFKLQYGGKCPYSFSVYEQKPPAVMKVSSPVTPPCSTPVSPLHHPSPTAAPTPKPDRTYAQIPSSLPLPDNAYDMDHRFRRQLSEPCNSFPSPSMIARDGRPVYHRQLSEPNIPFPPQGFKQEYPDPLFEHPAMMGTPVSSSYPASIMIKQEPRDFTYDPEVPSCHSVYLRQDGYLAHANRTEGCMFDKVVRHFYDDTCVVPEKGEGDIKHESGLYREGPSYQRRGSLQLWQFLVALLDDPSNSHFIAWTGRGMEFKLIEPEEVARRWGIQKNRPAMNYDKLSRSLRYYYEKGIMQKVAGERYVYKFVCDPEALFSMAFPDNQRPVLKTDMERHVNEEDTVPLSHFDENITYVQEGPYCQPHPYSEGYVY, from the exons ATGGGTGGATTTCAGGACCAGCAAGTCCCTCTGTGTAACTCCAGA aACCTACAGATAAGCTGCAGGAGGCCAGCAGATGAGAGCAAAAGAAAATTAACCAAGTCAGGACTGGCTCTGGACACTGAAG ATCTCTTCCAGGACCTGAGACAACTTCAGGAAACTTGGCTGGCAGCAG CTCAAGTTCCCGACAATGATGAGCAGTTTGTTCCAGACTTCCAGACTGAAAACT TGGCTTTCCATGGACTGCAGCTGAAGATCAAGAGAGAGCTGCACAGCCCGTGTTCGGAGCTGAGCTCCAACTGTTTCCAGGAACAACAGTTTAAGCTCCAGTATGGAGGAAAGTGTCCGTACAGTTTCAG TGTGTATGAGCAGAAGCCGCCTGCAGTAATGAAGGTCTCCAGCCCAGTGACGCCCCCCTGCAGCACCCccgtctcccccctccaccatcCCTCGCCCACAGCAGCCCCGACGCCAAAACCAGACAGGACGTACGCCCAGATCCCGTCCTCACTCCCGCTCCCCGACAATGCTTACGACATGGACCACAG ATTTCGACGTCAGCTGTCTGAACCCTGCAACTCCTTCCCCTCCCCATCCATGATCGCCAGAGACGGACGGCCCGTCTACCACCGGCAGCTGTCAGAGCCCAACATCCCGTTCCCTCCTCAGGGCTTCAAGCAGGAGTATCCCGACCCGCTGTTCGAGCACCCGGCCATGATGGGGACGCCGGTGTCCAGCAGCTACCCAGCCTCCATCATGATTAAGCAGGAGCCCAGAGACTTCACGTATGACccgg AAGTCCCGAGCTGCCACTCCGTCTACCTGCGCCAGGACGGATATCTGGCTCACGCTAACAGGACTGAAG GTTGCATGTTTGACAAAGTGGTGAGACACTTCTACGACGACACCTGCGTGGTGCCTGAAAAAGGTGAAG GCGACATAAAGCACGAGTCGGGCCTGTACCGCGAGGGCCCGTCGTACCAGCGCCGGGGCTCGCTGCAGCTCTGGCAGTTCCTGGTGGCTCTGCTGGACGACCCCTCCAACTCCCACTTCATCGCGTGGACGGGCCGAGGGATGGAGTTCAAGCTCATCGAGCCGGAAGAa GTGGCCCGTCGGTGGGGGATCCAGAAGAACCGACCGGCCATGAACTACGACAAGCTGAGCCGGTCGCTGCGCTACTACTACGAGAAGGGGATCATGCAGAAG GTGGCAGGAGAGAGGTACGTCTACAAGTTCGTGTGTGACCCCGAGGCCCTGTTCTCCATGGCGTTCCCGGACAATCAGCGGCCCGTTCTGAAGACGGACATGGAGCGGCACGTCAATGAGGAGGACACGGTGCCGCTGTCGCACTTCGACGAGAACATCACCTACGTTCAGGAGGGACCCTACTGTCAGCCACACCCGTACAGCGAGGGTTACGTCTACTAA
- the etv1 gene encoding ETS translocation variant 1 isoform X9 — MLQELSASVLFPPCLQHRSFVAFHGLQLKIKRELHSPCSELSSNCFQEQQFKLQYGGKCPYSFSVYEQKPPAVMKVSSPVTPPCSTPVSPLHHPSPTAAPTPKPDRTYAQIPSSLPLPDNAYDMDHRFRRQLSEPCNSFPSPSMIARDGRPVYHRQLSEPNIPFPPQGFKQEYPDPLFEHPAMMGTPVSSSYPASIMIKQEPRDFTYDPEVPSCHSVYLRQDGYLAHANRTEGCMFDKVVRHFYDDTCVVPEKGEGDIKHESGLYREGPSYQRRGSLQLWQFLVALLDDPSNSHFIAWTGRGMEFKLIEPEEVARRWGIQKNRPAMNYDKLSRSLRYYYEKGIMQKVAGERYVYKFVCDPEALFSMAFPDNQRPVLKTDMERHVNEEDTVPLSHFDENITYVQEGPYCQPHPYSEGYVY, encoded by the exons ATGCTTCAGGAGTTAAGCGCCAGTGTCCTCTTTCCACCGTGTCTGCAGCACAGAAGTTTTG TGGCTTTCCATGGACTGCAGCTGAAGATCAAGAGAGAGCTGCACAGCCCGTGTTCGGAGCTGAGCTCCAACTGTTTCCAGGAACAACAGTTTAAGCTCCAGTATGGAGGAAAGTGTCCGTACAGTTTCAG TGTGTATGAGCAGAAGCCGCCTGCAGTAATGAAGGTCTCCAGCCCAGTGACGCCCCCCTGCAGCACCCccgtctcccccctccaccatcCCTCGCCCACAGCAGCCCCGACGCCAAAACCAGACAGGACGTACGCCCAGATCCCGTCCTCACTCCCGCTCCCCGACAATGCTTACGACATGGACCACAG ATTTCGACGTCAGCTGTCTGAACCCTGCAACTCCTTCCCCTCCCCATCCATGATCGCCAGAGACGGACGGCCCGTCTACCACCGGCAGCTGTCAGAGCCCAACATCCCGTTCCCTCCTCAGGGCTTCAAGCAGGAGTATCCCGACCCGCTGTTCGAGCACCCGGCCATGATGGGGACGCCGGTGTCCAGCAGCTACCCAGCCTCCATCATGATTAAGCAGGAGCCCAGAGACTTCACGTATGACccgg AAGTCCCGAGCTGCCACTCCGTCTACCTGCGCCAGGACGGATATCTGGCTCACGCTAACAGGACTGAAG GTTGCATGTTTGACAAAGTGGTGAGACACTTCTACGACGACACCTGCGTGGTGCCTGAAAAAGGTGAAG GCGACATAAAGCACGAGTCGGGCCTGTACCGCGAGGGCCCGTCGTACCAGCGCCGGGGCTCGCTGCAGCTCTGGCAGTTCCTGGTGGCTCTGCTGGACGACCCCTCCAACTCCCACTTCATCGCGTGGACGGGCCGAGGGATGGAGTTCAAGCTCATCGAGCCGGAAGAa GTGGCCCGTCGGTGGGGGATCCAGAAGAACCGACCGGCCATGAACTACGACAAGCTGAGCCGGTCGCTGCGCTACTACTACGAGAAGGGGATCATGCAGAAG GTGGCAGGAGAGAGGTACGTCTACAAGTTCGTGTGTGACCCCGAGGCCCTGTTCTCCATGGCGTTCCCGGACAATCAGCGGCCCGTTCTGAAGACGGACATGGAGCGGCACGTCAATGAGGAGGACACGGTGCCGCTGTCGCACTTCGACGAGAACATCACCTACGTTCAGGAGGGACCCTACTGTCAGCCACACCCGTACAGCGAGGGTTACGTCTACTAA
- the etv1 gene encoding ETS translocation variant 1 isoform X7 has translation MLQELSASVLFPPCLQHRSFAQVPDNDEQFVPDFQTENLAFHGLQLKIKRELHSPCSELSSNCFQEQQFKLQYGGKCPYSFSVYEQKPPAVMKVSSPVTPPCSTPVSPLHHPSPTAAPTPKPDRTYAQIPSSLPLPDNAYDMDHRFRRQLSEPCNSFPSPSMIARDGRPVYHRQLSEPNIPFPPQGFKQEYPDPLFEHPAMMGTPVSSSYPASIMIKQEPRDFTYDPEVPSCHSVYLRQDGYLAHANRTEGCMFDKVVRHFYDDTCVVPEKGEGDIKHESGLYREGPSYQRRGSLQLWQFLVALLDDPSNSHFIAWTGRGMEFKLIEPEEVARRWGIQKNRPAMNYDKLSRSLRYYYEKGIMQKVAGERYVYKFVCDPEALFSMAFPDNQRPVLKTDMERHVNEEDTVPLSHFDENITYVQEGPYCQPHPYSEGYVY, from the exons ATGCTTCAGGAGTTAAGCGCCAGTGTCCTCTTTCCACCGTGTCTGCAGCACAGAAGTTTTG CTCAAGTTCCCGACAATGATGAGCAGTTTGTTCCAGACTTCCAGACTGAAAACT TGGCTTTCCATGGACTGCAGCTGAAGATCAAGAGAGAGCTGCACAGCCCGTGTTCGGAGCTGAGCTCCAACTGTTTCCAGGAACAACAGTTTAAGCTCCAGTATGGAGGAAAGTGTCCGTACAGTTTCAG TGTGTATGAGCAGAAGCCGCCTGCAGTAATGAAGGTCTCCAGCCCAGTGACGCCCCCCTGCAGCACCCccgtctcccccctccaccatcCCTCGCCCACAGCAGCCCCGACGCCAAAACCAGACAGGACGTACGCCCAGATCCCGTCCTCACTCCCGCTCCCCGACAATGCTTACGACATGGACCACAG ATTTCGACGTCAGCTGTCTGAACCCTGCAACTCCTTCCCCTCCCCATCCATGATCGCCAGAGACGGACGGCCCGTCTACCACCGGCAGCTGTCAGAGCCCAACATCCCGTTCCCTCCTCAGGGCTTCAAGCAGGAGTATCCCGACCCGCTGTTCGAGCACCCGGCCATGATGGGGACGCCGGTGTCCAGCAGCTACCCAGCCTCCATCATGATTAAGCAGGAGCCCAGAGACTTCACGTATGACccgg AAGTCCCGAGCTGCCACTCCGTCTACCTGCGCCAGGACGGATATCTGGCTCACGCTAACAGGACTGAAG GTTGCATGTTTGACAAAGTGGTGAGACACTTCTACGACGACACCTGCGTGGTGCCTGAAAAAGGTGAAG GCGACATAAAGCACGAGTCGGGCCTGTACCGCGAGGGCCCGTCGTACCAGCGCCGGGGCTCGCTGCAGCTCTGGCAGTTCCTGGTGGCTCTGCTGGACGACCCCTCCAACTCCCACTTCATCGCGTGGACGGGCCGAGGGATGGAGTTCAAGCTCATCGAGCCGGAAGAa GTGGCCCGTCGGTGGGGGATCCAGAAGAACCGACCGGCCATGAACTACGACAAGCTGAGCCGGTCGCTGCGCTACTACTACGAGAAGGGGATCATGCAGAAG GTGGCAGGAGAGAGGTACGTCTACAAGTTCGTGTGTGACCCCGAGGCCCTGTTCTCCATGGCGTTCCCGGACAATCAGCGGCCCGTTCTGAAGACGGACATGGAGCGGCACGTCAATGAGGAGGACACGGTGCCGCTGTCGCACTTCGACGAGAACATCACCTACGTTCAGGAGGGACCCTACTGTCAGCCACACCCGTACAGCGAGGGTTACGTCTACTAA
- the etv1 gene encoding ETS translocation variant 1 isoform X8 — translation MLQELSASVLFPPCLQHRSFVAFHGLQLKIKRELHSPCSELSSNCFQEQQFKLQYGGKCPYSFSVYEQKPPAVMKVSSPVTPPCSTPVSPLHHPSPTAAPTPKPDRTYAQIPSSLPLPDNAYDMDHRFRRQLSEPCNSFPSPSMIARDGRPVYHRQLSEPNIPFPPQGFKQEYPDPLFEHPAMMGTPVSSSYPASIMIKQEPRDFTYDPAEVPSCHSVYLRQDGYLAHANRTEGCMFDKVVRHFYDDTCVVPEKGEGDIKHESGLYREGPSYQRRGSLQLWQFLVALLDDPSNSHFIAWTGRGMEFKLIEPEEVARRWGIQKNRPAMNYDKLSRSLRYYYEKGIMQKVAGERYVYKFVCDPEALFSMAFPDNQRPVLKTDMERHVNEEDTVPLSHFDENITYVQEGPYCQPHPYSEGYVY, via the exons ATGCTTCAGGAGTTAAGCGCCAGTGTCCTCTTTCCACCGTGTCTGCAGCACAGAAGTTTTG TGGCTTTCCATGGACTGCAGCTGAAGATCAAGAGAGAGCTGCACAGCCCGTGTTCGGAGCTGAGCTCCAACTGTTTCCAGGAACAACAGTTTAAGCTCCAGTATGGAGGAAAGTGTCCGTACAGTTTCAG TGTGTATGAGCAGAAGCCGCCTGCAGTAATGAAGGTCTCCAGCCCAGTGACGCCCCCCTGCAGCACCCccgtctcccccctccaccatcCCTCGCCCACAGCAGCCCCGACGCCAAAACCAGACAGGACGTACGCCCAGATCCCGTCCTCACTCCCGCTCCCCGACAATGCTTACGACATGGACCACAG ATTTCGACGTCAGCTGTCTGAACCCTGCAACTCCTTCCCCTCCCCATCCATGATCGCCAGAGACGGACGGCCCGTCTACCACCGGCAGCTGTCAGAGCCCAACATCCCGTTCCCTCCTCAGGGCTTCAAGCAGGAGTATCCCGACCCGCTGTTCGAGCACCCGGCCATGATGGGGACGCCGGTGTCCAGCAGCTACCCAGCCTCCATCATGATTAAGCAGGAGCCCAGAGACTTCACGTATGACccgg CAGAAGTCCCGAGCTGCCACTCCGTCTACCTGCGCCAGGACGGATATCTGGCTCACGCTAACAGGACTGAAG GTTGCATGTTTGACAAAGTGGTGAGACACTTCTACGACGACACCTGCGTGGTGCCTGAAAAAGGTGAAG GCGACATAAAGCACGAGTCGGGCCTGTACCGCGAGGGCCCGTCGTACCAGCGCCGGGGCTCGCTGCAGCTCTGGCAGTTCCTGGTGGCTCTGCTGGACGACCCCTCCAACTCCCACTTCATCGCGTGGACGGGCCGAGGGATGGAGTTCAAGCTCATCGAGCCGGAAGAa GTGGCCCGTCGGTGGGGGATCCAGAAGAACCGACCGGCCATGAACTACGACAAGCTGAGCCGGTCGCTGCGCTACTACTACGAGAAGGGGATCATGCAGAAG GTGGCAGGAGAGAGGTACGTCTACAAGTTCGTGTGTGACCCCGAGGCCCTGTTCTCCATGGCGTTCCCGGACAATCAGCGGCCCGTTCTGAAGACGGACATGGAGCGGCACGTCAATGAGGAGGACACGGTGCCGCTGTCGCACTTCGACGAGAACATCACCTACGTTCAGGAGGGACCCTACTGTCAGCCACACCCGTACAGCGAGGGTTACGTCTACTAA
- the etv1 gene encoding ETS translocation variant 1 isoform X4 has product MGGFQDQQVPLCNSRNLQISCRRPADESKRKLTKSGLALDTEDLFQDLRQLQETWLAAVAFHGLQLKIKRELHSPCSELSSNCFQEQQFKLQYGGKCPYSFSVYEQKPPAVMKVSSPVTPPCSTPVSPLHHPSPTAAPTPKPDRTYAQIPSSLPLPDNAYDMDHRFRRQLSEPCNSFPSPSMIARDGRPVYHRQLSEPNIPFPPQGFKQEYPDPLFEHPAMMGTPVSSSYPASIMIKQEPRDFTYDPAEVPSCHSVYLRQDGYLAHANRTEGCMFDKVVRHFYDDTCVVPEKGEGDIKHESGLYREGPSYQRRGSLQLWQFLVALLDDPSNSHFIAWTGRGMEFKLIEPEEVARRWGIQKNRPAMNYDKLSRSLRYYYEKGIMQKVAGERYVYKFVCDPEALFSMAFPDNQRPVLKTDMERHVNEEDTVPLSHFDENITYVQEGPYCQPHPYSEGYVY; this is encoded by the exons ATGGGTGGATTTCAGGACCAGCAAGTCCCTCTGTGTAACTCCAGA aACCTACAGATAAGCTGCAGGAGGCCAGCAGATGAGAGCAAAAGAAAATTAACCAAGTCAGGACTGGCTCTGGACACTGAAG ATCTCTTCCAGGACCTGAGACAACTTCAGGAAACTTGGCTGGCAGCAG TGGCTTTCCATGGACTGCAGCTGAAGATCAAGAGAGAGCTGCACAGCCCGTGTTCGGAGCTGAGCTCCAACTGTTTCCAGGAACAACAGTTTAAGCTCCAGTATGGAGGAAAGTGTCCGTACAGTTTCAG TGTGTATGAGCAGAAGCCGCCTGCAGTAATGAAGGTCTCCAGCCCAGTGACGCCCCCCTGCAGCACCCccgtctcccccctccaccatcCCTCGCCCACAGCAGCCCCGACGCCAAAACCAGACAGGACGTACGCCCAGATCCCGTCCTCACTCCCGCTCCCCGACAATGCTTACGACATGGACCACAG ATTTCGACGTCAGCTGTCTGAACCCTGCAACTCCTTCCCCTCCCCATCCATGATCGCCAGAGACGGACGGCCCGTCTACCACCGGCAGCTGTCAGAGCCCAACATCCCGTTCCCTCCTCAGGGCTTCAAGCAGGAGTATCCCGACCCGCTGTTCGAGCACCCGGCCATGATGGGGACGCCGGTGTCCAGCAGCTACCCAGCCTCCATCATGATTAAGCAGGAGCCCAGAGACTTCACGTATGACccgg CAGAAGTCCCGAGCTGCCACTCCGTCTACCTGCGCCAGGACGGATATCTGGCTCACGCTAACAGGACTGAAG GTTGCATGTTTGACAAAGTGGTGAGACACTTCTACGACGACACCTGCGTGGTGCCTGAAAAAGGTGAAG GCGACATAAAGCACGAGTCGGGCCTGTACCGCGAGGGCCCGTCGTACCAGCGCCGGGGCTCGCTGCAGCTCTGGCAGTTCCTGGTGGCTCTGCTGGACGACCCCTCCAACTCCCACTTCATCGCGTGGACGGGCCGAGGGATGGAGTTCAAGCTCATCGAGCCGGAAGAa GTGGCCCGTCGGTGGGGGATCCAGAAGAACCGACCGGCCATGAACTACGACAAGCTGAGCCGGTCGCTGCGCTACTACTACGAGAAGGGGATCATGCAGAAG GTGGCAGGAGAGAGGTACGTCTACAAGTTCGTGTGTGACCCCGAGGCCCTGTTCTCCATGGCGTTCCCGGACAATCAGCGGCCCGTTCTGAAGACGGACATGGAGCGGCACGTCAATGAGGAGGACACGGTGCCGCTGTCGCACTTCGACGAGAACATCACCTACGTTCAGGAGGGACCCTACTGTCAGCCACACCCGTACAGCGAGGGTTACGTCTACTAA
- the etv1 gene encoding ETS translocation variant 1 isoform X1, whose amino-acid sequence MGGFQDQQVPLCNSRNLQISCRRPADESKRKLTKSGLALDTEDLFQDLRQLQETWLAAAQVPDNDEQFVPDFQTENLAFHGLQLKIKRELHSPCSELSSNCFQEQQFKLQYGGKCPYSFSVYEQKPPAVMKVSSPVTPPCSTPVSPLHHPSPTAAPTPKPDRTYAQIPSSLPLPDNAYDMDHRFRRQLSEPCNSFPSPSMIARDGRPVYHRQLSEPNIPFPPQGFKQEYPDPLFEHPAMMGTPVSSSYPASIMIKQEPRDFTYDPAEVPSCHSVYLRQDGYLAHANRTEGCMFDKVVRHFYDDTCVVPEKGEGDIKHESGLYREGPSYQRRGSLQLWQFLVALLDDPSNSHFIAWTGRGMEFKLIEPEEVARRWGIQKNRPAMNYDKLSRSLRYYYEKGIMQKVAGERYVYKFVCDPEALFSMAFPDNQRPVLKTDMERHVNEEDTVPLSHFDENITYVQEGPYCQPHPYSEGYVY is encoded by the exons ATGGGTGGATTTCAGGACCAGCAAGTCCCTCTGTGTAACTCCAGA aACCTACAGATAAGCTGCAGGAGGCCAGCAGATGAGAGCAAAAGAAAATTAACCAAGTCAGGACTGGCTCTGGACACTGAAG ATCTCTTCCAGGACCTGAGACAACTTCAGGAAACTTGGCTGGCAGCAG CTCAAGTTCCCGACAATGATGAGCAGTTTGTTCCAGACTTCCAGACTGAAAACT TGGCTTTCCATGGACTGCAGCTGAAGATCAAGAGAGAGCTGCACAGCCCGTGTTCGGAGCTGAGCTCCAACTGTTTCCAGGAACAACAGTTTAAGCTCCAGTATGGAGGAAAGTGTCCGTACAGTTTCAG TGTGTATGAGCAGAAGCCGCCTGCAGTAATGAAGGTCTCCAGCCCAGTGACGCCCCCCTGCAGCACCCccgtctcccccctccaccatcCCTCGCCCACAGCAGCCCCGACGCCAAAACCAGACAGGACGTACGCCCAGATCCCGTCCTCACTCCCGCTCCCCGACAATGCTTACGACATGGACCACAG ATTTCGACGTCAGCTGTCTGAACCCTGCAACTCCTTCCCCTCCCCATCCATGATCGCCAGAGACGGACGGCCCGTCTACCACCGGCAGCTGTCAGAGCCCAACATCCCGTTCCCTCCTCAGGGCTTCAAGCAGGAGTATCCCGACCCGCTGTTCGAGCACCCGGCCATGATGGGGACGCCGGTGTCCAGCAGCTACCCAGCCTCCATCATGATTAAGCAGGAGCCCAGAGACTTCACGTATGACccgg CAGAAGTCCCGAGCTGCCACTCCGTCTACCTGCGCCAGGACGGATATCTGGCTCACGCTAACAGGACTGAAG GTTGCATGTTTGACAAAGTGGTGAGACACTTCTACGACGACACCTGCGTGGTGCCTGAAAAAGGTGAAG GCGACATAAAGCACGAGTCGGGCCTGTACCGCGAGGGCCCGTCGTACCAGCGCCGGGGCTCGCTGCAGCTCTGGCAGTTCCTGGTGGCTCTGCTGGACGACCCCTCCAACTCCCACTTCATCGCGTGGACGGGCCGAGGGATGGAGTTCAAGCTCATCGAGCCGGAAGAa GTGGCCCGTCGGTGGGGGATCCAGAAGAACCGACCGGCCATGAACTACGACAAGCTGAGCCGGTCGCTGCGCTACTACTACGAGAAGGGGATCATGCAGAAG GTGGCAGGAGAGAGGTACGTCTACAAGTTCGTGTGTGACCCCGAGGCCCTGTTCTCCATGGCGTTCCCGGACAATCAGCGGCCCGTTCTGAAGACGGACATGGAGCGGCACGTCAATGAGGAGGACACGGTGCCGCTGTCGCACTTCGACGAGAACATCACCTACGTTCAGGAGGGACCCTACTGTCAGCCACACCCGTACAGCGAGGGTTACGTCTACTAA